The sequence TGTGGCAGATGCTGCTCAAGGCACTGGACGAGGTGCGCCTTGCCCCCAACGCCATGATGGCCGCCGAGATGGCAATCATCCGCATGACGCATGTGGCCGATCTGCCGACGCCGGGCGATCTGGTCAAGAAACTGTCCGAAACACCGCCCCCCGCACCCGGTGGCGGTGGCGGGATGCCTGGGGCCGGCCCGTCCAACGGTGCCGCGCCGCAATCCTATCGATCCTCGGCGCCACAGGGGGGCGGTGTGCAGGCGGCACTGAACCGGGCGCCCGGCCCGGATCTGTCGCTTTATCCCACATGGGCCAGCGTCGTGGCGCTGGTGGAACAGGCGCGCGATCTGAAACTGCTGATCGAGGTGAAAACCTGTCTGCGCCTCGTCACTTATGCACCGGGCCGGATCGAGCTGCAGCCGACTGATGCGGCCCCGCGCGACCTGATCCCGCGCCTGGGCCGGGTGTTGCAGACCGCGACGGGCGCGCGTTGGGCGATCTCGGTCGCGAGCGCGGGCGGAGGGCCCACCATCGCGGAAGAGGCCGAGGCCGCGAAACGGGCGATGGAGGCCGAGGTCACCGATCATCCGCTGATGCAGGCCGTCCTGTCGAAATTTCCCACTGCGAAGATCACCCAGATCCGCACCCATCAGGAAATCGCACAGGCCGCCGCCAGCGAAGCCCTGCCCGAAATGCCGGACGAGGACGACACCCCCGAGGATTGGGACCCGTTCGAGGACGAATGAACGCAGCGCCCCGACCCGCGTGATGCCTTGAGCCGACACGACCAAGGGCGTATCTGAAACCGAAGCTTAACACGGAGTGTCCGACATGCTGAAGGGATTGGGCCAGCTGGGCGATATGGCCAAGCTGATGAAACAAGCACAGGAAGTGCAAGGCAAGATGGCCGAGATGCAGGAGCAACTCGCCACGATGACCGTCACCGGCGAATCCGGAGCGGGCTTGGTCAAGGCGACCTCGACCTGCAAGGGCGAGTTGACCGCGCTGGACATCGACCCGTCGATCTTCAACGAGGACGACAAGGAAGTGGTCGAAGACCTGATCCTCGCCGCGATCAAGGACGCCCAGGCCAAGGCGCAGGAGCGCAGCCAGGAAGAAATGTCCAAGCTGACGGAGGGGCTGGGCTTGCCGGCGGACATGAAGATGCCGTTCTGAGGCGCGCTTGACCGACGCCCCCAAGGACATCGAAGCGCTGATCGAGGTGATGGCGCGGCTGCCCGGCCTGGGCCCGCGCTCGGCCCGACGCGCGGTGCTGCACCTGATCAAGAAGCGCGGGCAACTGATGCGCCCCTTGGCCGAGGCCATGACGCGGGTGGCCGACACCGCCCGCGAATGCCTGAACTGCGGCAATATCGGCACGGCCGACCTGTGCCCGATCTGTGCCGATGACCGTCGTGAGAACGGGCAGATTTGCGTGGTCGAGGATGTGGCCGACCTGTGGGCGATGGAACGGGGCGGGGCCTTTCAGGGGCGGTATCACGTGCTGGGCGGCACGCTTTCCGCGCTGGACGATGTCGGGCCCGAGGACCTGCACATTCCCA comes from Roseibacterium elongatum DSM 19469 and encodes:
- a CDS encoding YbaB/EbfC family nucleoid-associated protein, with product MLKGLGQLGDMAKLMKQAQEVQGKMAEMQEQLATMTVTGESGAGLVKATSTCKGELTALDIDPSIFNEDDKEVVEDLILAAIKDAQAKAQERSQEEMSKLTEGLGLPADMKMPF
- the recR gene encoding recombination mediator RecR; protein product: MTDAPKDIEALIEVMARLPGLGPRSARRAVLHLIKKRGQLMRPLAEAMTRVADTARECLNCGNIGTADLCPICADDRRENGQICVVEDVADLWAMERGGAFQGRYHVLGGTLSALDDVGPEDLHIPKLIDRIRAERAAEVILALNATVDGQTTAHYIAGEIEGMGVSVTSLAQGVPIGGELDYLDDGTISAALKARKTL